AGTACAATGAAGGTGGTCAACAAACAGGTGAATATCAGAATGCTGCGGCAATAGATGCACTTCCCGATTTCCTAGACATGCAGAAAAGAGTCAATGCAATTGAAGCGGCTGTCAAACAGATGAATGAAAGTTTCAAAACTAAGGATGAAATGAGAGAGATTCAAGTGTTAAAATCTGGATTCAGCTGGCGCCAAGGAAATATTCAAGCGAGTAAGTATGCTACTGAAACGCATGAAGCGAAGGGGCATCGAGGTCGACCTTCTGTTGAACTGAAATCAAAGAGATCAGTGTCAGATGTCCCTGTAGCAGAAATTGAAGTTCTGACAAAAGACATCATGCTTGATCAAACGTCTGAATGTTCATATGGGATAGGTAGGAGAGGAACTCTTGAGACTGATGATCAGATGCTCGAATTGTGGGAAACTGCTAACAAGGATGGCGTTATCGGGCTGACAGTTGGAAAGGCGCAGAAGACAACCATTGTGCCCACTGGATACCAACAAAATAGAGCAACCAAGGAACTCAGAAACAAATATCCATCCGTGGAGTCCTTGATTGAGAAGGAGTTGAGTGTGGACAAATTAGAGATCTCAAGAAGATTGACACTGCCACATTCACATGAAGAAGGCAACAGGAGGAAGATTTTAGAAAGACTTGATTCTGATGCTCAAAAGTTGACAAACCTTGAAATTACCGTGCAAGACTTGATGAGCAAGCTAGAAATTACTGAGAGCACAAAGGGAAAAGGCATTGAGTTCGATACGGTGAAAGGGCAACTCGAAACTACCCAGGAAGCCATCACAAAGTTGTTTGATGCCAACAACAAGTTGAagaaaaatgtagaagagggTACTTCATCCTTTGCTGTGAAGTATACAGCTGAATCAAATGAGAGTGGAAGTGTCAGCAGGAGGAGAGTTTCAGAACAGGCTCGGAAAGGGTCTGAAAAGATAGGACGGCTGCAGTTGGAGGTGCAAAGACTGCAATTTTTACTTCTAAAGTTGAATGATGAAAAAGAAGGCAAAGGAAAGGCGATGATAGATGAACGAAATTCAAAAGTCCTTTTGCGAGACTATCTCTATGATGGGACGAGAAGAAACTaccagaaaaagaagaagaaagcacCCTTTTGTGCATGCATGCAGCCTCCCACTAAGGGAGATTAAGCCAGCCGGAGTTTTAACTCAGTTTAAGTTACATTAGACGTTTACCTTTTTTCTTTGTAATCTAGATGTTTCAAGACCGTACTTGTTTTTCAATATAGAGGATCTACGGTTCTTGTAGCGTAGAGATCCTGCTGTACATGTTATGTAATCCTTCTTGGTTAAACATGCCATTCTTGTCTAGCTATTACCATGATTACCATTGGTGCCACATgcaattatttaacttttttttctgttttgtttgcGTCTTAAGCATCGTTTGTTATAAGAGAATAGGACTAGTTGCTGCCATACAGTGGCTCATGGACAAATTATCCTACAAGACTGAAGGCTAATAATCTAGCTAGGACAACATATATTTcaagaataattaatattaaccaAAATCATGGGGATAAATCACAATTCCCAACCAAAAGGGGAGAAAACTcagtttcttaatttcaaagaCAGAATGCCGCGGTCAAAAGTCAAATTCTAGATCAGATGTACAAAAGGTAACATCAGAAATATCATGAACATCTAAGTACATTATTGCTTTAAATGCTTGGCCAAAATATCTCGCATGGTCCTCCCCAAAGGGTCAACTTGTTTGCAATGCAGTTCTTGATATCCAGAATCATGATGACCAGACAAGGCAACGTCTGGTTGAAAGGAGTCTCCACGGTCAATGATTATGTTATGGAGCAAACAACATGTCAAGATAATGCTGGGCAATTTCCTCTTATCAGGTCTCCACATAACCTTACTCAGGATTCTCCAACTTCCCTTTAACAACGAGAATGCCTTCACAGCAAGAAGCTTTCCAGCTCCATGTTTCTGATTGAATGTAGACTGTGAAACTGATATGGCATTAGCTCCATTTGTTTCATAAGGAGTCATGAGCCATTGAAAAAGAGGATAACTGCACCCACCAACGACGTATTCTCTTATAACATCTCCAGCCAAAGCTTTCACACTTCCGTTTAAACGTTCACCATTCTCTGATAGCTTGAAAAACGCTGAACACTTCAACAATCTGGAAAATGACATGCCACCAGGCAAACCAGTCATAATGTCAATAAATCTCATTTCATGATCCACAATTCCCTGCAACAACATGCTGTAGTTCTTCTCCTGATCACACCAGTCATCTGAGGTTTGGACAGCCGGAAGGGTCATCATGATGTGTGTTGCATCAATGGCTCCACAGCAATTAGGCAACCCATAGGATGCTTCAAAACCACGCTTGATTTCCTGTATTCTATTGAAATCTGGCCAATTGAGATGATGTTTAGCACGTTCCTCCAGTGCCTCTATGAACCTCCAAGTCACCTGAGACACTGTTGACTGCCCAACCCCAAAGGCCGCTCCAACTGAAACTTGAGACTCACCAGAAGCCAACCGTCTAAGGGCAATTGCAACCTGCTTCTCAACACTAAGAAGCCTTCCCTCTATGTTGATGAGCCCTGATGGAGGCCTTGATATGAGATCCTCCCTCACAAGGGAACATATGTATTCAAAAGAACTCTTTGACACCCTGAAGAAATACTTAAACCCTTCTGCCTCATCGCCAGGTACAGAGTATCCTGCACGTTTGCATCAAGCATAcccattcaaataaaaaaatttcaaatcaaatCAAGCATATCCATAACACCACCCAAAACAGCTAAGCAATTTGAATGAGATCACCACCTCAAACAATGGGGTATGGGAAGAAAACCCACGCGTGGAAACCCCCTTATTTCATTACCAACAAGACATAAACAACAGAATTATTGACAATTGATCAAGTGATAACACTAGAGAAAAACATGCATGACTTTGAAGGGTTTCATTCCAGAACAACATCAATGACAAATCATTAAAGTTTGAAACTTTGAAGGGGAATGAAATTATGGGAAAGGAGAAGATACCTGGGGTAGTAGAATTCTTGTGCCAGAAAGAGTCCCACCAATCGGTCTCACTGGTTCTGGGCTCAACAGGGACAAGACTCACCTCTTTGTGTTTTTTGAACTTCTTGGTCTTCTTTTTGGTCTTCGATTTTTTCTGGAAGGGTGCCATTGAACATTAACAACAGGACGAATAATTCACTGTTTCAAGTGACAGGAGAACCTTACTTAGAAGTGTGGAGATTATTTGGTGAGATAGAAGAAGTGGAGAGTACAGAGAGTGAAGTGAAACTGAAAGTTACTCCGAAGTCGGACACGCTATCTTTGTCTTCGGTACTTTTGTTGTCGAATTCAAGATTTTATATTTCTCAAAAAATGGCAACTTTGGGCTTCCATAGTCTACCCAGAAGAACAAAACCCTTTCAAAATTTgaacaaattaattgaaaatctTCTTCGTAAATTCCCTTTCATTAACGAACAAGCACATTTCATACTTTTTCcgatgaattaaaaataaaacgcTTGTCATACGACACCAACACCaaggaatttttatttttttttaaaaaagctaTTTTACTTAGTTTTGAAAGGAATCCAATAAAGGGGATATTCTgaaatatcataatatatagaATTATTTTCTCAAAACACAGAGAAGATACACAAAAGGTATCAATAGCAAGATCTTTATTGACAAGTGGAGGAGGGTAccaaccataaaaaaaaatgatgccAAAATGTATTAGATGGTCATGTTTTcaagagttatatatatatggcTCATATAGCATATGTaatctataataatatttaaaggagattattttaatttactgtATATCATCTTTttccaaaatgattttttaatgtaattactTTCTCTAGCAACAAATCATATAATTGCTTGCCATAACCtcattcaatttttattctttaatatcttttaaatcgaacaataaaaaagaaaaaataagatatattttaaaaatgtattgttttataacatttcaattacaatatcTGATAATAAGGattcaaattatcttttaattttttttaaaaagtaaacacCAAGATGTGATAGCGTGTGTATTTTTAAAAGTAGTAATAAAACATGGATAAATATATTGTGCATGAgtcatttttttaaagaagaagatgttggAGCAAGGAGAGTGGAATGACATAAGGTTGTTGCTTTCTATACTCTATTAAATTTCTTTCTCCACCCCATGAAAAAGTTTTCGGAAAATTTTTCCCGGGTGATTGCTTTCTGGAAAAGAAATTTCAGAGTTGATTATattgttttggaaaataaattcCGAAAATTAtaaggtgtaggaagaaataTGACGGGTGCAGGAAGCGATAGCCATGACATAATCGGCCTTAGGGCCTTTAAGCCCACTTCTTTGTTAAGTTACGACAAAATGGATTAGGAGTTTAAAGGATAAAGCCTTATGTGGTACAAACACAAGAGGGATATTGTATCCTATACTACATAAACATTATAAACATTGAATGTAACATTATTTCTAATCAATAGGTGATTGTTATGCTGAGGAGGAGATAGACACACTATTGAACTTTGTTAAATCTTTATTATAAGAccatttattttgttcatttaaAATCCTATTATGAGAGTCAACACAAATTAACAATACTATGACAATCACAAGGGAATTCAATGTTATGGAGAcgtgtatatatttttatatggcaaaataatataaagagaaaaagtgaCGAACAACGGTATTTCATATCTCTCTTTTGATATATACAATTTGTCTTAACAAGACAAAAATAGAGTTTCTTGGTTTGGATTTTGAatggtattaaaaaaattctaaaacattataatttgtttttttacttggttaaaattattaagatttttcTTAGACATAACAACATCTAACTgtttatgcttttcttttctttatctctttttctcttctctatcaCCTTTTTCCTAATTTAACTTTGACTAAACAGCCTTTGGCCCACCCTTCCCAATAATGCCTTCTAGCATAACGAAGAAACAgcataaagttttcaaaatcatttttaattcagAAAAGTTCTTCAGATTTACACCACAACCTCACTGGCAACAAAACCAAGGTACAAAAACTACAATCTCCTTGGTCAGCATTTGTAACGTAATGAAAAACTAGAACACAAAGTGAAAAGGATAGAGATATGAaggaaattaaatatttatttataatttgtagtGGTCACTGATGAACTCTAAAACATTTCCATGGAACTCAATTCCATTGCAGCCACTTTCTATTTGATAGATTATTAATTAAGCACAGCTCATGTTGAAAACTTTCTTCCAACTAATTATCTTGAGAAATTTAAAAACCATGCAACTATGACTCTAAATCTTGTGCAGCATGATTCTCATGCCATACTCTTAATATCTAAACAATGCTTTTATCAGGCATTGTTCCAACCTTCTGAATCATCCTTCATGGGGTTCGGTTTGTATGAGTTGAGCATGAAATTGCATGCACCAACAGCCTCTTCAACTGTCAGATACACCCATTTATACCCTAGTTCATCAAGGAACTTGGATTTGTTCAGCTTCTTCATCACCTCGCTTCCAGGATTTACCAAAACAAGCTAAACACATACAAACGATTGATtagaaatacataaattaagtGTCTTTACACATAAAACTAGCTACccaaaatcattattttttaaaccaGTTAAAAATTGAACTTTTTTGTGAAAAGAGGAGAAAGAATTAATTACTTGTAACCCCCTTCTGTCAACAGTTTTCTTGCACTCTTCAAGCATGCTTATTCCGCTAGTATCAATGTTTCCAACAGCTGCCAATAAAATCACGTTGCAACTTAGATTAATGATCTTTTAATCACATTGTCAAATTTACTTCATTTCTTTAATCAATAACTTACCAGTCATATCAATTATAACATACTGTAAACTGGTTTGGTCTGAAGCTTTTATCCTATCCTCCTCTTCATCTATCCACCTTGTGATCctaagaataaaatttt
This sequence is a window from Vigna angularis cultivar LongXiaoDou No.4 chromosome 2, ASM1680809v1, whole genome shotgun sequence. Protein-coding genes within it:
- the LOC108347938 gene encoding protein ANTAGONIST OF LIKE HETEROCHROMATIN PROTEIN 1; its protein translation is MAPFQKKSKTKKKTKKFKKHKEVSLVPVEPRTSETDWWDSFWHKNSTTPGYSVPGDEAEGFKYFFRVSKSSFEYICSLVREDLISRPPSGLINIEGRLLSVEKQVAIALRRLASGESQVSVGAAFGVGQSTVSQVTWRFIEALEERAKHHLNWPDFNRIQEIKRGFEASYGLPNCCGAIDATHIMMTLPAVQTSDDWCDQEKNYSMLLQGIVDHEMRFIDIMTGLPGGMSFSRLLKCSAFFKLSENGERLNGSVKALAGDVIREYVVGGCSYPLFQWLMTPYETNGANAISVSQSTFNQKHGAGKLLAVKAFSLLKGSWRILSKVMWRPDKRKLPSIILTCCLLHNIIIDRGDSFQPDVALSGHHDSGYQELHCKQVDPLGRTMRDILAKHLKQ